In Gemmatimonadetes bacterium SCN 70-22, the following are encoded in one genomic region:
- a CDS encoding selenium-binding protein, protein MSRWTPDPTFYPSPALAMEAPAEQLAYVALLAPGGNGKRDAIGVVDTNPASPTYGRLVGRVDFPHGGNELHHFGWNACSSHLCPYAPNAHVERRYLVVPGTHSSRIHIVDTRPDPRNPKLVKVIEGREVMQKTGYAAPHTVHCGPDGIYLNALGAPGGDGPGGIFTLDHETFEVQGKWERARGPQYLAYDFLWHLGHDTMITSEWGTPNMVKEGVNPELLLAGKYGHALHVWNLRTRRHEQAIDLGAEQQMVLELRPAHNPKRAYGFVGVVLSLTDLSSSIFLWYLDGEANGGKGEWKARKVITIPAQPAAPDQLPPLLKGFSAVPPLVTDINLSVDDRWLYVSCWGTGELRRYDVSDPFNPVFTGSVQIGGIVARSPHPSAPERALNGAPQMVEVSRDGKRVYITNSLYSPWDAQFYPDGINGWMAKIDTRSDGTMALDKDFLVEFDEGIRPHQVRLEGGDASSDSFCFS, encoded by the coding sequence ATGAGCCGCTGGACTCCTGACCCCACCTTCTACCCGTCCCCTGCCCTGGCGATGGAAGCGCCCGCCGAGCAGCTGGCGTACGTCGCCCTCCTCGCCCCGGGCGGCAACGGGAAGCGCGACGCCATCGGCGTCGTCGACACCAACCCTGCCTCGCCCACCTACGGCCGCCTGGTGGGCCGCGTGGATTTCCCCCACGGGGGGAACGAGCTGCACCACTTCGGCTGGAATGCGTGCAGCTCCCACCTCTGCCCCTACGCCCCGAACGCGCACGTGGAGCGTCGCTACCTGGTCGTCCCCGGGACGCACTCGTCGCGGATCCACATCGTCGACACCCGGCCCGACCCGCGCAATCCGAAGCTCGTGAAGGTGATCGAGGGGCGCGAGGTGATGCAGAAGACCGGGTACGCCGCCCCGCACACCGTGCACTGCGGCCCCGACGGTATCTACCTGAACGCGTTAGGCGCCCCCGGCGGCGATGGCCCGGGTGGGATCTTCACCCTCGACCACGAGACGTTCGAGGTGCAGGGGAAGTGGGAGCGGGCCCGCGGCCCGCAGTACCTGGCCTACGACTTCCTCTGGCACCTCGGCCACGACACCATGATCACCAGCGAGTGGGGGACGCCGAACATGGTGAAGGAGGGCGTGAACCCGGAGTTGCTGCTGGCGGGGAAGTACGGGCACGCGCTGCACGTCTGGAACCTGCGCACGCGCCGCCACGAGCAGGCCATCGACCTCGGGGCCGAGCAGCAGATGGTCCTCGAGCTGCGCCCCGCGCACAACCCCAAGCGCGCCTACGGCTTCGTCGGCGTCGTCCTGTCGCTCACCGACCTCTCGTCGTCGATCTTCCTCTGGTACCTCGACGGCGAGGCCAACGGCGGCAAGGGCGAGTGGAAGGCGAGGAAGGTCATCACCATCCCCGCGCAGCCGGCCGCCCCCGACCAGCTCCCCCCGCTCCTCAAGGGCTTCAGCGCCGTGCCGCCGCTGGTCACCGACATCAACCTCTCGGTGGACGATCGCTGGCTGTACGTCTCGTGCTGGGGAACGGGCGAGCTGCGCCGCTACGATGTCAGCGACCCGTTCAACCCGGTCTTCACCGGCTCGGTCCAGATCGGCGGGATCGTGGCCCGCTCGCCGCACCCCAGCGCCCCCGAGCGCGCGCTCAATGGCGCGCCGCAGATGGTCGAGGTGAGCCGCGACGGCAAGCGCGTCTACATCACCAACTCGCTGTACTCGCCGTGGGATGCGCAGTTCTACCCCGACGGGATCAACGGCTGGATGGCGAAGATCGACACGCGCTCCGACGGAACGATGGCGCTCGACAAGGACTTCCTGGTCGAGTTCGACGAGGGGATCCGTCCGCACCAGGTGCGGCTCGAGGGAGGGGACGCGTCCTCGGACTCGTTCTGCTTCTCGTGA
- a CDS encoding phosphohydrolase: MQHADLPGILAFLRAAEALKTATRSGWTTAGQPESVAEHTWRLCLMALVLHHGFPEVDFARLIRICIVHDLGEAIGGDVPAPEQALRPEGKAADERRDLLRLLAPLPPAQRDEITALWDEYEAASTPEARLAKGLDKLETILQHTQGANPPDFDYRFNLGYGRRYTEGHPMLEALRALLDQETERRARERDDARE; the protein is encoded by the coding sequence ATGCAGCACGCCGACCTCCCCGGAATCCTCGCGTTTCTCCGCGCCGCCGAGGCGCTCAAGACCGCCACGCGCAGCGGTTGGACCACCGCCGGACAACCGGAGAGCGTCGCCGAGCACACCTGGCGGCTCTGCCTGATGGCGCTGGTGCTGCATCACGGCTTCCCCGAGGTCGACTTCGCGCGCCTGATCAGGATCTGCATCGTGCACGACCTCGGCGAGGCGATCGGCGGCGACGTCCCGGCCCCCGAGCAGGCGCTCCGCCCCGAGGGAAAGGCGGCCGACGAACGGCGCGACTTGTTGCGGCTGCTGGCCCCCCTCCCCCCGGCACAGCGCGACGAGATCACCGCGCTCTGGGACGAGTACGAAGCGGCGTCGACCCCCGAGGCACGGCTGGCCAAGGGGCTCGACAAGCTCGAGACGATCCTGCAGCACACCCAGGGCGCCAACCCGCCGGACTTCGATTACCGCTTCAACCTGGGGTACGGACGGCGCTACACCGAGGGGCACCCGATGCTGGAGGCGCTCAGGGCGCTCCTCGACCAGGAGACGGAGCGCCGCGCGCGCGAGAGGGACGACGCGCGAGAGTGA